One genomic window of Glycine soja cultivar W05 chromosome 9, ASM419377v2, whole genome shotgun sequence includes the following:
- the LOC114367686 gene encoding F-box protein CPR1-like: MSDHLPREVVTDILSRLPAKSLLRFRSTSKSWKSLIDSQHFNSVHLSRSLSLTSNTTLILRLDSDLYQTNFPTLDPPLFLNHPLMCYSNNITLLGSCNGLLCISNVADDIAFWNPSLRQHRILPSLPLPRRRLHPDTTLFAARVYGFGFDHTSPDYKLVRISYFVDLQDRSFDSQVKLYTLRANAWKTLPSMPYALCCARTMGVFVGNSLHWVVTRKLEPDQPDLIVAFDLTHEIFTELPLPDTGGVGGGFEIDVALLGDSLCMTVNFHNSKMDVWVMREYNRGDSWCKLFTLEESRELRSFKCLRPLGYSSDGNKVLLEHDRKRLCWYDLGKKEVTLVRIQGLPNLNEAMICLGTLVTPYFLPRQICRKSPTLGCQRRRDDFLSQGFKLTL, translated from the exons ATGTCGGATCATCTTCCGCGAGAAGTGGTAACCGACATCCTCTCCCGGTTACCGGCGAAATCCCTACTCCGATTCCGGTCAACCTCAAAGTCATGGAAGTCACTAATCGACAGCCAGCACTTCAACTCGGTCCATCTCAGCAGATCCCTGAGCTTAACCTCCAACACCACCCTCATCCTCCGCCTCGACTCTGATCTATACCAGACAAATTTCCCAACCCTAGACCCTCCCCTTTTTCTTAACCACCCTCTTATGTGTTACAGCAACAACATCACTCTTCTCGGTTCCTGCAACGGACTCCTCTGTATATCCAACGTCGCCGACGACATCGCCTTTTGGAACCCCTCCCTCCGCCAGCACCGTATTCTTCCCTCTTTGCCCCTCCCCCGCCGCCGCCTCCACCCCGACACCACTCTCTTCGCCGCCCGCGTCTACGGCTTCGGCTTCGACCATACAAGTCCCGACTACAAGCTCGTCCGCATCTCTTACTTCGTCGACTTGCAGGACCGCTCCTTCGACTCCCAGGTCAAGCTCTACACGCTCCGCGCCAACGCGTGGAAGACACTCCCCAGCATGCCCTACGCTCTCTGCTGCGCGCGCACCATGGGCGTCTTCGTCGGTAACTCCCTCCACTGGGTCGTCACGCGCAAACTCGAACCCGACCAGCCCGATCTCATCGTCGCCTTCGATCTAACCCACGAGATCTTCACCGAGCTCCCCCTTCCCGACACCGGAGGAGTCGGCGGAGGGTTCGAGATCGACGTGGCACTATTAGGCGATTCCCTCTGCATGACTGTGAATTTTCACAATTCAAAAATGGATGTTTGGGTGATGAGAGAGTATAACCGTGGTGACAGCTGGTGCAAGCTGTTCACGCTGGAGGAGTCGCGTGAGTTGAGATCGTTCAAGTGCTTGAGGCCCTTGGGATACTCGAGCGATGGGAATAAGGTTCTGTTGGAACACGACCGGAAGAGGCTGTGTTGGTATGACCTGGGAAAGAAAGAGGTTACCCTTGTTAGAATTCAGGGTTTGCCTAATTTGAACGAAGCCATGATTTGTTTGGGAACTCTCGTCACACCCTATTTCTTACCTCGTCAAATTTGTCGCAAGTCGCCGACTTTAGGCTGCCAACGTCGCAG GGATGACTTCCTGTCCCAGGGTTTCAAATTGACACTATGA